One region of Thermodesulfovibrionales bacterium genomic DNA includes:
- a CDS encoding metallophosphatase family protein, whose product MLAVISDVHGNLEALNTVISDIKRNQIKNIIFLGDAVGYGPDPEAVLEILKNECISMVAGNHDRAVIDPSLDEYFNEIARDAILWTRSVLTKKSFDFLKTLPLKSNYMYKEIDILAVHASPREPEEWHYIITLRDAMINFYYFNERLCFIGHSHSPFIVEKTDQGELIIRTDRPCMIKDKSRYIINAGSVGQPRDGDPRACYAIFNGSGINFIRLPYDIEKTQKKMKDVGLPYPLIDRLKKGV is encoded by the coding sequence ATGCTTGCAGTTATATCAGATGTACACGGAAATCTTGAAGCCCTTAATACTGTAATTTCTGATATAAAAAGAAATCAAATAAAGAATATAATTTTTCTTGGAGATGCAGTAGGTTATGGCCCTGATCCTGAAGCTGTTCTTGAAATCTTAAAAAATGAGTGTATCTCTATGGTAGCAGGAAATCATGACAGGGCGGTTATAGACCCTTCCCTTGATGAGTATTTTAATGAAATAGCAAGGGATGCAATATTATGGACAAGATCTGTTTTAACAAAAAAATCATTTGATTTTCTTAAGACATTACCTCTTAAGTCTAATTATATGTACAAGGAAATTGATATCCTGGCAGTTCATGCCTCACCAAGGGAGCCTGAAGAGTGGCATTATATAATAACCCTTAGAGATGCTATGATTAATTTTTATTATTTCAATGAAAGGCTCTGCTTCATAGGACATAGCCATTCACCATTTATTGTAGAAAAAACAGACCAGGGAGAGCTAATTATAAGAACAGATAGGCCCTGCATGATAAAGGATAAAAGCAGGTATATTATAAATGCAGGAAGTGTAGGTCAGCCAAGGGATGGTGATCCAAGGGCATGTTATGCTATCTTTAATGGAAGTGGTATAAATTTTATAAGACTGCCTTATGATATAGAGAAAACTCAAAAAAAGATGAAAGACGTTGGTTTGCCCTATCCATTAATTGATAGATTGAAGAAAGGAGTCTGA
- the nusB gene encoding transcription antitermination factor NusB, with protein sequence MKRRTSRECALQLLFQYDFTKKIPDKKELEDFWSMRIEAEDIRTFAEELLYGTLKHIKEIDDIISSVSEHWTVERMAAVDRNILRLATYELLYRPDIPAPVTINEAIEIAKRYSSEDSPSFINGILDRIAREVASRVELTKKT encoded by the coding sequence ATGAAAAGGAGAACCTCAAGAGAATGTGCTTTGCAACTCCTCTTTCAGTATGATTTCACCAAGAAGATACCTGATAAAAAAGAGCTTGAAGATTTCTGGTCGATGAGAATTGAAGCAGAGGATATACGGACCTTTGCAGAAGAGTTACTTTACGGAACCTTAAAACATATAAAGGAAATAGATGATATAATTAGCAGTGTTTCGGAGCACTGGACAGTAGAAAGGATGGCAGCTGTTGATAGAAATATTCTCAGACTAGCTACATATGAACTCCTTTATAGACCTGATATACCTGCGCCTGTTACCATAAATGAGGCAATCGAGATAGCAAAGAGATATTCTTCAGAGGATTCCCCATCTTTCATAAATGGAATCCTTGACAGAATTGCAAGGGAAGTAGCCTCAAGGGTTGAGTTGACGAAAAAGACCTGA
- the ribE gene encoding 6,7-dimethyl-8-ribityllumazine synthase — protein MKIIEGELQAQGLKFCIIVSRFNDFITERLLEGAKDCLLRHGAEDRSIDIVKVPGAFEIPLVAKSVAKKGIYNAIICIGTVIRGATPHFEYVASEVSKGIAQVGLETGIPVTFGIITADTIEQAIERAGSKAGNKGWDAALTAIEMAQVLKKI, from the coding sequence ATGAAAATAATTGAGGGAGAGCTTCAGGCACAGGGTCTGAAATTTTGCATAATAGTTAGCAGGTTCAATGATTTTATTACAGAAAGACTGCTTGAGGGAGCGAAGGATTGTCTTTTAAGGCACGGAGCAGAGGACAGGTCTATAGATATTGTAAAGGTTCCAGGAGCTTTCGAGATCCCCCTTGTTGCAAAGTCAGTGGCAAAAAAAGGTATTTATAATGCAATTATCTGTATTGGAACAGTAATAAGGGGTGCTACACCACATTTTGAATATGTTGCCTCTGAGGTTTCAAAGGGTATTGCCCAGGTTGGTCTTGAAACAGGCATTCCTGTTACCTTTGGGATTATTACTGCTGATACCATTGAGCAGGCAATTGAAAGAGCTGGCTCCAAAGCCGGTAATAAGGGATGGGATGCTGCTCTTACAGCTATTGAGATGGCACAGGTTCTTAAAAAGATTTAA
- a CDS encoding bifunctional 3,4-dihydroxy-2-butanone-4-phosphate synthase/GTP cyclohydrolase II, with protein MEYKFNTIDEAIEELQKGRMIILVDDEDRENEGDLCMAAEKVTPEAINFMAKYGRGLICLSLTPERVEELKLPMMTDENSSPYGTAFTISIEAKRGVTTGISAHDRAKTILTAIDPKTKPEDLARPGHVFPLKARPGGVLQRVGHTEGSVDLARLAGLYPAGVICEIMNDDGTMARVPELMEFAKKHNLKIVTIKDLIKYRMRTERLVKRIATTKLPTDYGDFTAIAYSNYVDSNIHIALVKGDIKPDEPVLVRVHSECLTGDVFGSKRCDCGEQLHRAMEMVQREGKGIILYMKQEGRGIGLENKLKAYELQDKGLDTVEANIQLGFKPDLRDYGIGAQILVDLGVKNMRLMTNNPKKIVGLEGYGLKVIERVPIEIKPHDKNLVYLRTKKKKLGHLLENV; from the coding sequence ATGGAATATAAATTCAATACTATTGATGAGGCAATAGAAGAACTCCAGAAGGGCAGGATGATTATCCTCGTTGATGATGAAGACAGGGAAAATGAAGGTGATCTCTGCATGGCTGCTGAAAAGGTTACCCCAGAGGCAATAAACTTTATGGCAAAGTATGGAAGGGGTCTAATATGCCTTAGCCTTACCCCTGAGCGTGTTGAAGAACTTAAACTACCCATGATGACAGACGAAAATTCATCACCCTATGGTACTGCCTTCACCATATCCATTGAGGCAAAGAGAGGTGTAACCACAGGCATTTCTGCACATGACAGGGCAAAAACAATCCTTACAGCAATAGATCCCAAAACCAAACCTGAAGACCTTGCAAGACCAGGTCATGTCTTTCCTCTTAAGGCAAGGCCAGGCGGAGTTCTCCAGAGGGTGGGGCACACAGAAGGTTCCGTTGACCTTGCAAGACTTGCAGGTCTCTATCCAGCAGGTGTTATATGTGAGATAATGAATGATGATGGAACAATGGCGAGGGTTCCTGAATTGATGGAATTTGCTAAAAAACATAACCTAAAGATTGTGACGATCAAAGATCTTATTAAATACAGAATGAGGACAGAAAGACTTGTAAAGAGGATTGCAACCACTAAACTTCCCACTGATTATGGAGATTTTACAGCCATTGCCTATTCAAATTATGTAGATTCTAATATACATATCGCCCTTGTAAAGGGTGATATAAAGCCTGATGAACCTGTTCTTGTAAGGGTTCATTCAGAATGTCTTACAGGAGATGTCTTTGGCTCAAAAAGATGTGATTGTGGCGAACAGCTTCACAGGGCAATGGAGATGGTACAGCGGGAAGGTAAGGGTATTATACTTTACATGAAGCAAGAAGGTAGGGGCATAGGACTTGAGAATAAGCTGAAAGCTTACGAGCTGCAAGACAAGGGGCTTGATACCGTGGAAGCAAATATCCAGCTCGGCTTTAAACCTGATCTCAGAGACTATGGAATAGGCGCCCAGATACTGGTTGACCTTGGGGTAAAGAATATGAGGCTTATGACAAATAATCCAAAAAAGATAGTAGGACTTGAAGGATATGGATTGAAGGTTATTGAAAGAGTTCCCATAGAGATAAAGCCCCATGATAAAAATCTTGTTTATCTTAGAACAAAAAAGAAAAAACTCGGTCATCTTCTTGAAAATGTTTAA
- a CDS encoding riboflavin synthase — MFTGIIIELGTVQSLIKGGKVSRLYIKTSFSKKASIGDSIAVNGVCLTVVDIKDHAVGFDLSEETLKVTNLGELTPGARVNIEPAMRADSSFGGHMVTGHVDCTGIIKTKQQKGDLVYFEISAPSEFMKYLVPKGSVAVDGISLTVVELGRDYFSLIIIPHTARITTLGFKGPGDRVNLEADIIGKYVIRYLEALPGISQKGVSFAD; from the coding sequence GTGTTTACAGGGATAATCATTGAACTCGGAACAGTTCAATCCCTTATAAAGGGAGGAAAGGTTAGCCGCCTTTATATAAAGACATCTTTTTCAAAAAAAGCCTCTATAGGTGATAGCATTGCTGTGAACGGAGTCTGCCTCACAGTTGTGGATATAAAAGACCATGCAGTGGGTTTTGACCTTTCAGAAGAAACTTTGAAGGTCACAAATCTCGGTGAACTTACTCCAGGTGCAAGGGTAAATATCGAACCAGCCATGAGGGCAGATAGCTCCTTTGGTGGTCATATGGTTACAGGACATGTGGACTGCACAGGGATTATAAAAACAAAACAGCAGAAAGGAGACCTTGTCTATTTCGAAATATCAGCACCTTCTGAATTCATGAAATACCTTGTTCCGAAAGGTTCTGTTGCAGTTGATGGCATAAGTCTTACAGTGGTTGAATTAGGCAGGGACTATTTCAGCCTTATAATAATTCCCCATACTGCAAGGATTACAACCCTCGGATTTAAAGGCCCTGGTGACAGGGTCAATTTAGAAGCTGATATAATAGGAAAGTATGTCATTAGATACCTTGAAGCCCTTCCTGGCATAAGCCAGAAGGGAGTAAGTTTTGCAGATTAG
- the lepB gene encoding signal peptidase I, with protein sequence MKKTKKEILKEYIEAIITALLIALIIRAYVVQAFKIPSGSMIPTLLVGDHLLVNKFIYGIKLPFSDRKILVLRKPQRGDIIVFKYPEDPSRDFIKRVIAVEGDLIEERNKIVYINGQPLNEPYVLHTDRNYRNPFEPRDNFGPYIVPKNKLFVMGDNRDQSYDSRYWGYVDLKDVKGKAMIIYWSWDSERNTVRLNRIGRLIK encoded by the coding sequence ATGAAAAAGACAAAGAAGGAGATACTCAAAGAATACATTGAGGCTATAATAACTGCGCTCCTCATCGCACTTATTATTAGGGCCTATGTTGTCCAGGCTTTTAAGATTCCCTCAGGCTCAATGATACCGACCCTGCTGGTGGGTGACCATCTTCTTGTGAATAAGTTTATTTATGGAATAAAACTTCCCTTCTCTGACAGAAAAATACTTGTTTTAAGAAAACCCCAGAGAGGGGATATAATTGTATTTAAATACCCTGAAGACCCGAGCAGAGATTTTATAAAAAGAGTGATAGCAGTTGAAGGTGATTTGATTGAAGAAAGAAATAAGATTGTATATATTAACGGACAGCCCCTAAATGAACCTTATGTTCTGCATACAGATCGTAATTACAGAAATCCCTTTGAGCCAAGGGACAATTTCGGACCCTATATTGTACCAAAAAACAAACTGTTTGTTATGGGGGACAACAGGGATCAGAGCTATGATAGTCGCTACTGGGGATACGTAGATCTAAAAGATGTTAAGGGTAAGGCAATGATAATCTACTGGTCATGGGACAGTGAAAGAAATACTGTAAGATTAAACAGGATTGGGAGGCTTATAAAATGA
- the lepA gene encoding translation elongation factor 4, with amino-acid sequence MDKRELIRNFSIIAHIDHGKSTLADRLLEFTDAIPKRSMVEQVLDSMDLERERGITIKAHTATLNYKARDGKTYILNLIDTPGHVDFSYEVSRSLAACEGCLLVVDATQGVEAQTIANAYLAMENNLEIIPVINKIDLPSADPEKVKREIEDTLAIDCSDAILASAKEGIGTEEILEAIVKRIPPPKGAPDAPLRALIFDSWYDNYQGVIVIVRVVDGILRKGMKIRLMSNNKDFEVTEAGILTPKMKKTDELIAGEVGYVIAGIKNVSDTRIGDTITDASRPASIPLPGFKEIKPMVFCGLYPTDSEQYEDLKEALLKMRLNDSSFVFEPESSSALGFGFRCGFLGLLHMDIIKERLEREFGLSLISTAPTVIYRVIDEQDRVLYIDNPSKLPQRYKSIEEPYVKVTIFMPQDFIGPILELCQEKRGEQKEFHYIGRERIMVVYEIPLNEILWDFYDKLKSLSKGYASMDYEFIGYRPSELVKLDILLNGEPVDALSLIIHKDRAYYRGRQIAEKLRETIPKQLFEVVIQAAIGSRVIARESIKPLRKNVLAKCYGGDVTRKKKLLEKQKEGKKRMKQVGKVEVPQEAFLSVLKVEG; translated from the coding sequence ATGGATAAGAGAGAGCTCATCAGAAATTTTTCTATAATTGCTCACATAGACCATGGTAAATCAACCCTTGCAGACAGGCTTCTTGAATTTACAGATGCAATTCCAAAAAGGTCAATGGTCGAGCAGGTGCTTGATTCCATGGACCTTGAGAGGGAAAGGGGTATTACTATTAAGGCCCATACAGCTACCCTTAATTACAAGGCAAGGGATGGAAAGACCTATATACTAAATCTCATAGACACACCTGGTCATGTAGATTTCTCCTATGAGGTTTCAAGAAGCCTTGCAGCCTGTGAGGGCTGTCTCCTTGTTGTTGATGCTACCCAGGGAGTTGAGGCACAGACTATTGCAAACGCCTATCTTGCCATGGAGAATAATCTTGAAATAATACCTGTGATAAACAAGATAGACCTTCCATCAGCAGATCCTGAGAAGGTCAAAAGAGAGATAGAAGACACCCTTGCAATTGACTGTTCAGATGCCATTCTTGCTTCTGCAAAAGAAGGGATAGGAACAGAGGAGATACTTGAGGCGATAGTTAAAAGAATACCACCGCCAAAGGGTGCTCCTGATGCACCGCTGAGGGCGCTGATTTTTGACTCCTGGTACGACAATTATCAGGGAGTTATAGTGATAGTGAGGGTTGTTGATGGAATTTTGAGAAAGGGAATGAAAATAAGACTCATGTCAAATAACAAAGATTTTGAGGTCACTGAAGCAGGTATTCTTACACCAAAGATGAAAAAGACCGATGAATTAATTGCAGGTGAGGTTGGTTATGTAATAGCCGGTATAAAGAATGTGTCAGATACAAGAATAGGTGATACCATAACAGATGCATCAAGACCCGCCTCTATACCCCTTCCAGGATTCAAAGAAATAAAACCAATGGTCTTCTGCGGTCTCTATCCAACAGATTCAGAGCAATACGAAGATCTAAAAGAAGCACTACTTAAGATGAGGCTGAATGATTCATCTTTTGTTTTTGAACCCGAGTCATCCAGTGCCCTTGGCTTTGGTTTCAGGTGCGGATTTCTCGGTCTTCTTCACATGGATATAATAAAAGAAAGGCTTGAAAGAGAATTCGGTCTTTCCCTCATAAGCACTGCACCAACTGTTATTTACAGAGTAATTGATGAGCAGGACAGGGTTCTTTACATAGACAATCCTTCAAAGCTGCCTCAGAGATATAAGTCCATCGAAGAACCCTATGTTAAGGTTACTATTTTTATGCCACAGGATTTTATAGGACCGATACTTGAGCTCTGTCAGGAAAAAAGAGGTGAGCAGAAGGAATTTCATTATATAGGCAGGGAAAGGATAATGGTTGTATATGAAATACCCCTGAATGAGATACTCTGGGACTTTTATGATAAACTCAAATCACTTTCAAAGGGATACGCCTCAATGGATTATGAATTCATTGGTTACAGACCTTCTGAACTTGTTAAACTTGATATACTCCTTAACGGAGAACCTGTTGACGCCCTCTCCTTGATTATACATAAGGACAGGGCTTATTATAGAGGACGTCAGATAGCTGAAAAGCTCAGAGAAACGATTCCAAAACAGCTTTTTGAGGTTGTAATACAGGCAGCTATTGGTAGCAGAGTTATAGCAAGAGAATCGATAAAACCACTCAGAAAAAATGTCCTTGCTAAATGCTATGGAGGAGATGTTACGAGAAAAAAGAAGCTCCTTGAAAAACAGAAGGAGGGTAAAAAGAGGATGAAGCAGGTTGGAAAGGTTGAAGTGCCCCAGGAGGCCTTTCTTTCAGTATTAAAGGTGGAGGGATAG
- a CDS encoding ROK family protein, with translation MPAKKIHREVGVSEMANKYVIAADMGGTNTRVALVRENGSIEEKLKETTGAEPLDNLVEMIKKLHRPGIHSIGIAVAGVLNNQRTGVFKSPNISSIEGVDLVNFIKKETGISKVVIENDANAAALGEAWLGAGKKFNFFALFTLGTGIGGGIVCDGTLAPLAAEFGHMTIVANGESCLCGNVGCLELYASGRAIVDRAIHGIMSGTETRLSTCCEGSAYRINPEIVYEMALEGDAFSREVLRAAGRYLGIGIANIINILSPQAIILTGGLTGMWNIYVQEAIKEAQKRAFRELFDNTQIIPSELGEDAGLLGAARLALIL, from the coding sequence ATGCCTGCTAAAAAAATTCACAGGGAGGTAGGGGTTTCAGAAATGGCAAATAAATATGTAATTGCTGCTGATATGGGAGGCACAAACACAAGAGTTGCCCTGGTCAGAGAGAATGGATCAATAGAAGAAAAATTAAAAGAAACCACAGGTGCTGAACCTCTCGATAATCTTGTAGAGATGATAAAAAAGCTTCATAGACCCGGGATCCATTCCATTGGTATTGCAGTTGCAGGTGTACTGAATAATCAGAGAACAGGAGTATTTAAGTCTCCCAACATTTCATCAATAGAGGGTGTTGATCTTGTAAATTTTATAAAAAAAGAAACAGGCATATCAAAGGTAGTAATTGAAAATGACGCAAATGCAGCTGCCCTTGGAGAGGCCTGGCTTGGAGCCGGTAAAAAATTTAATTTTTTTGCACTTTTTACCCTGGGCACAGGAATAGGCGGAGGTATTGTGTGCGACGGTACACTTGCACCCCTAGCAGCGGAGTTCGGTCATATGACCATAGTTGCAAATGGTGAATCCTGTTTATGCGGTAATGTTGGATGTTTGGAGCTTTATGCCTCTGGAAGGGCAATAGTTGACAGGGCAATTCACGGAATAATGTCGGGTACAGAGACAAGATTAAGCACATGCTGTGAAGGAAGTGCCTACAGGATAAATCCGGAGATAGTATATGAGATGGCACTGGAAGGAGATGCCTTTTCAAGAGAGGTACTAAGGGCTGCTGGTAGATACCTGGGTATTGGTATTGCTAATATAATAAATATACTAAGCCCTCAGGCCATAATCCTTACAGGTGGATTAACAGGAATGTGGAATATATATGTTCAGGAGGCAATAAAAGAGGCTCAGAAAAGGGCATTCAGGGAGCTTTTTGATAATACACAGATAATACCCTCTGAACTTGGTGAGGATGCGGGCCTTCTCGGAGCTGCAAGACTGGCTTTGATATTATAA